One segment of Pirellulales bacterium DNA contains the following:
- a CDS encoding TylF/MycF/NovP-related O-methyltransferase, producing the protein MWLRNQRFQRLVGGGVIERTSIRLVAFMELLGLGGHKDSDVVRLIRRVRRERRWLLTANEAYTVYSLAKAQSKQEGHIAEVGTYQGGSARMICEAKGDRPLHLFDTFEGLPKPAAQDGNVHRANQYSCSLESVRGYLGNFPNVSFYKGRFPESSGPVENLRFSFAHFDVDLYEGTLACLEFFYPRMIPGGVMLSHDYSILSGVREAFAKFLKDKPEALIELPSTQCMVLKIA; encoded by the coding sequence ATGTGGCTGAGGAATCAGCGCTTTCAGCGCCTTGTCGGCGGTGGCGTTATCGAGCGGACCAGCATCCGACTCGTCGCGTTCATGGAACTGCTCGGCCTGGGCGGTCACAAGGACAGCGACGTGGTGCGCCTCATTCGACGCGTGCGCCGCGAACGGCGTTGGCTGCTCACCGCCAACGAGGCCTACACCGTCTATTCGCTCGCCAAGGCACAAAGCAAGCAAGAGGGGCACATCGCCGAGGTGGGCACCTATCAGGGCGGCTCGGCACGCATGATTTGCGAGGCCAAGGGAGATCGGCCCCTGCACCTGTTCGACACCTTCGAAGGGCTTCCCAAGCCGGCCGCCCAGGACGGCAACGTGCATCGTGCGAATCAATACAGTTGCAGCTTGGAATCGGTGCGAGGCTATCTGGGCAATTTTCCCAACGTCTCGTTCTACAAGGGGCGGTTTCCGGAGTCATCTGGCCCGGTGGAGAACCTGCGTTTTTCCTTTGCCCATTTCGACGTCGATCTGTACGAAGGGACGTTGGCCTGCCTGGAATTCTTTTATCCGCGCATGATTCCCGGCGGAGTCATGCTGTCGCACGATTACTCGATCTTGTCGGGCGTGCGCGAAGCGTTCGCTAAGTTCTTGAAAGACAAGCCCGAAGCGCTGATCGAATTGCCCAGTACGCAGTGCATGGTCTT
- the rlmN gene encoding 23S rRNA (adenine(2503)-C(2))-methyltransferase RlmN — protein sequence MLGSPVRNLLEQSTDELADWLAAQGEPRYRADQVRGWLFERRAAGFEQMTNLPNQLRQKLADEFTIFTSRIALHRQAADGTEKLLLALADDHRIECVLIREHDRRTICISTQVGCAMGCVFCASGLDGVVRNLSTGEILEQMLHLQRLLPADERLSNIVVMGMGEPLANLAALLPALRVATSPTGLGIGARKITVSTVGLPAAMDRLTAEDVQYHLAVSLHAPDDELRSQLVPVSRNIGLAAVMAAADRFFDANRRRLTFEYVLLGGLNDQPEHARRLASVLAGRMALLNVIPYNPVAGLPYQTPTASAQERFLQILDQAGINVQVRTRKGDRIDAACGQLRRLQNVAMPASINAGPSPA from the coding sequence ATGTTGGGATCCCCCGTGCGCAACCTGCTGGAACAATCGACGGACGAGTTGGCCGATTGGCTGGCTGCGCAGGGTGAACCCCGTTACCGTGCCGACCAGGTCCGTGGCTGGTTATTCGAACGGCGTGCCGCCGGGTTCGAGCAGATGACGAATCTGCCCAACCAGCTCCGGCAAAAGCTGGCGGACGAATTCACGATCTTTACATCCCGGATTGCATTGCATCGGCAAGCGGCCGACGGCACCGAGAAGCTGTTGCTGGCCCTGGCCGATGACCATCGCATCGAGTGCGTGCTGATCCGCGAGCACGATCGACGCACGATTTGCATCAGCACGCAAGTCGGTTGCGCGATGGGATGTGTTTTCTGTGCCAGCGGCCTGGACGGGGTCGTGCGTAATCTTTCGACCGGCGAAATCCTGGAACAAATGCTGCACTTGCAGCGACTGTTGCCGGCCGACGAGCGTTTGAGCAACATCGTGGTGATGGGGATGGGTGAGCCACTGGCCAACCTCGCGGCCCTTTTGCCGGCCCTGCGCGTGGCGACGAGTCCCACAGGATTAGGCATTGGCGCACGCAAGATCACGGTCTCGACCGTAGGGCTGCCAGCCGCCATGGATCGGCTGACCGCCGAAGACGTTCAGTATCACCTGGCCGTCAGCCTGCACGCTCCGGATGACGAACTGCGCAGCCAATTGGTTCCGGTCAGCCGCAATATCGGCCTAGCGGCCGTAATGGCAGCCGCCGACCGATTTTTCGACGCCAATCGTCGTCGACTGACATTCGAGTACGTCCTGCTGGGCGGACTGAACGACCAGCCCGAGCACGCTCGGCGGCTGGCGAGCGTGCTGGCCGGCCGAATGGCGCTGTTGAACGTGATTCCCTACAATCCTGTGGCGGGATTACCGTATCAAACCCCCACGGCCTCCGCGCAAGAGCGTTTTCTGCAGATTCTGGATCAGGCCGGCATCAATGTGCAGGTCCGCACCCGCAAGGGGGACCGCATCGACGCGGCCTGCGGGCAATTGCGACGGTTGCAGAATGTCGCCATGCCGGCCTCAATCAATGCCGGTCCAAGCCCTGCGTAG